One genomic region from Motacilla alba alba isolate MOTALB_02 chromosome 5, Motacilla_alba_V1.0_pri, whole genome shotgun sequence encodes:
- the ASCL2 gene encoding achaete-scute homolog 2: MNGGALPPLPPAAPRGRRRPASPELLRCKRRLAFAALPGTGAAAAAAVARRNERERNRVRLVNLGFAALRQHVPHGAASKKMSKVETLRSAVEYIRALQRLLDEHDAAASFSDGRGRVAVGEVGGGGGYSSASPSFASSAPGSPCSSEESGYDAALSPEERELLDFTSWLGSY, from the coding sequence ATGAACGGCGGGGCTctgccgccgctgccccccgccgcgccccgcggccgccggcggCCCGCCTCCCCCGAGCTGCTGCGCTGCAAGCGCCGCCTGGCCTTCGCCGCCCTGCCGGGCaccggggcggcggcggcggccgccgtGGCCCGTCGGAACGAGCGGGAGCGCAACCGCGTGCGGCTCGTCAACCTGGGCTTCGCCGCCCTCCGCCAGCACGTCCCCCACGGCGCCGCCAGCAAGAAGATGAGCAAGGTGGAGACCCTCCGCTCCGCCGTCGAGTACATCCGCGCCCTGCAGCGGCTCCTCGACGAGCACGACGCCGCCGCCTCTTTCTCCGACGGCCGCGGGCGGGTGGCCGTCGGGGAAgttggcggcggcggcggctaCTCCTCCGCTTCTCCCTCCTTCGCCTCCTCCGCGCCCGGCTCGCCGTGCTCCTCCGAGGAGAGCGGCTACGACGCGGCGCTCAGCCCCGAGGAGCGGGAGCTGCTGGACTTCACCAGCTGGCTGGGGAGCTACTGA